Proteins encoded within one genomic window of Mesorhizobium sp. AR10:
- the ubiB gene encoding 2-polyprenylphenol 6-hydroxylase, whose amino-acid sequence MSNFGAAFRLARAGWVLVREGVIAALPGDELSGLPKFGWRVARMFTRRRALAYERGDRLAKAVVRLGPSYVKLGQFLATRPDVVGNDMALDLAMLQDKMHTFPQAEAVAAIEASLGRKVGELYVGFGDAVAAASIAQVHTAETLQNGVATRVAVKVIRPGVRRRFFHDLESYFLAARLQEKYIPSSRRLRPVEVTETLAQTTKIEMDLRLEAAALSELGENTKDDLGFRVPSVDWERTGRDVLTMEWVDGVKMNDIAGLAAAGHDLKAIAANLIQSFLRHTLRDGFFHADMHPGNLFVEADGTIVAVDLGIAGRLGKKERRFLAEILYGFITRDYLRVAEVHFEAGYVPRQHNVAAFAQAIRAIGEPIHGQPAETISMAKLLTLLFEVTELFDMATRPELILLQKTMVVVEGVARTLDPAFNMWKTAEPVVGDWIAGNLGPRGLLVDVRDGAKAMLALVRQAPELAARTERLSREIDLMAEHGLRFDETTARAIGKAEARYTRSGRLALWVIALTLLYIAWRIF is encoded by the coding sequence ATGAGCAATTTCGGCGCTGCTTTTCGGCTCGCACGGGCCGGCTGGGTGCTGGTCCGCGAGGGCGTCATCGCCGCCTTGCCGGGCGACGAACTTTCCGGCCTGCCGAAATTCGGCTGGCGCGTGGCCCGGATGTTCACCCGCCGCCGCGCGCTTGCCTATGAGCGTGGCGACCGGCTGGCCAAGGCGGTTGTCCGGCTCGGCCCGTCCTACGTCAAGCTCGGCCAGTTCCTGGCGACGCGGCCCGATGTCGTCGGCAACGACATGGCGCTCGACCTCGCCATGCTGCAAGACAAGATGCATACGTTTCCGCAGGCCGAGGCCGTGGCTGCGATCGAAGCCTCGCTCGGGCGCAAGGTCGGCGAGCTCTACGTCGGGTTCGGTGATGCCGTCGCCGCCGCCTCGATCGCCCAGGTCCACACCGCCGAAACCCTGCAGAACGGTGTCGCCACCCGGGTGGCGGTGAAGGTCATCCGGCCGGGTGTGCGTCGCCGCTTCTTCCACGATCTCGAAAGCTATTTCCTCGCCGCCCGCCTGCAGGAGAAGTACATCCCGTCGTCGCGCCGCCTGCGGCCGGTCGAGGTGACCGAGACGCTCGCCCAGACCACCAAGATCGAGATGGATTTGCGGCTCGAAGCAGCAGCGCTTTCCGAACTCGGCGAGAACACCAAGGACGATCTCGGCTTTCGGGTGCCGTCGGTCGACTGGGAGCGTACCGGCCGCGACGTGCTGACCATGGAGTGGGTCGACGGCGTCAAGATGAACGACATTGCCGGACTTGCAGCCGCCGGCCACGATCTCAAGGCGATCGCCGCCAACCTCATCCAGTCGTTTCTGCGCCACACGCTGCGCGACGGCTTCTTCCATGCCGACATGCATCCGGGAAACCTGTTCGTCGAGGCCGACGGCACCATCGTCGCCGTCGATCTCGGCATTGCCGGCCGGCTCGGCAAGAAGGAGCGCCGGTTCCTCGCCGAGATTCTCTACGGCTTCATCACCCGCGACTATCTGCGCGTCGCCGAAGTGCATTTCGAGGCCGGCTATGTGCCGCGCCAGCACAATGTCGCGGCGTTTGCGCAGGCGATCCGCGCCATCGGCGAGCCCATCCATGGCCAGCCGGCCGAGACCATCTCGATGGCCAAGCTGCTGACGCTTCTGTTCGAGGTCACGGAACTCTTCGACATGGCGACGCGGCCGGAATTGATCCTGCTGCAGAAGACCATGGTCGTGGTCGAAGGCGTCGCCCGCACGCTCGACCCGGCCTTCAACATGTGGAAGACGGCCGAGCCGGTGGTCGGCGACTGGATCGCCGGCAATCTCGGCCCGCGCGGCCTGCTGGTCGATGTGCGCGACGGCGCCAAGGCGATGCTGGCGCTGGTTCGCCAGGCGCCGGAGCTTGCCGCCCGTACCGAGCGGCTGTCGCGCGAGATCGACCTGATGGCCGAGCACGGGCTGCGCTTCGACGAGACAACCGCACGTGCGATCGGCAAGGCCGAGGCGCGCTACACCCGCTCGGGACGGCTGGCGCTGTGGGTGATCGCGCTGACGCTGCTCTATATCGCCTGGCGAATTTTCTGA
- the coaBC gene encoding bifunctional phosphopantothenoylcysteine decarboxylase/phosphopantothenate--cysteine ligase CoaBC yields the protein MASITIRNLDDEVKDLLRQLAAENDRSMEEQARVMIRAAVEGQLGPVGRIDQIEKTLRELSSSRDPAMQIAPVSSKVSPHGTLSGKRILLIIGGGIAAYKALDLIRRLRERGAAVRVVMTAAAQEFVTTLSVGALSADHVFTELFDRNDEHDVGHIRLSREADLLVVAPATADLMAKLANGHANDLASTVLIATDKPVLMAPAMNPRMWAHPATRRNRATLAKDGIAFIGPAKGEMAESNEVGDGRMAEPLEITAAIEALFDTKPKPLSGRRIIVTSGPTHEPIDPVRYIANRSSGKQGHAIAAALARLGADVRLVSGPVNIADPAGVTTLHVETAAEMKEAVERLLPADAGVFVAAVADWRTANSAGEKIKKVAGEGPPALQMVENPDILAGVGHHRMRPGLVVGFAAETQDLVGNAEAKLRKKGADFIVANDVSHDSGVGSSGVMGGDRNRVRIVSKTGVGEWPEMSKDEVAARLAALIAERLKTVVV from the coding sequence ATGGCAAGCATCACCATTCGCAATCTCGATGACGAGGTCAAGGATCTGCTGCGCCAACTGGCGGCAGAGAACGACCGCTCGATGGAAGAGCAGGCGAGGGTGATGATCCGCGCCGCGGTCGAAGGCCAGCTTGGCCCGGTTGGCCGCATCGACCAGATCGAGAAAACGCTGCGCGAACTGTCGAGCTCACGCGATCCGGCGATGCAAATTGCCCCCGTATCGAGCAAGGTCTCGCCGCACGGCACACTCTCCGGCAAGCGCATCCTGCTGATCATCGGCGGTGGTATCGCCGCCTACAAGGCGTTGGACCTGATCCGCCGGCTGCGCGAGCGGGGCGCTGCGGTGCGGGTGGTGATGACCGCTGCTGCGCAGGAATTCGTCACCACGCTGTCGGTCGGTGCGCTTTCCGCTGACCATGTCTTCACCGAATTGTTCGACCGCAATGACGAGCACGATGTCGGTCACATCCGCCTATCGCGCGAGGCCGACCTGCTGGTGGTGGCGCCGGCGACTGCCGACCTGATGGCGAAGCTTGCCAACGGCCATGCCAATGACCTGGCCTCCACCGTGCTCATCGCCACCGACAAGCCGGTTTTGATGGCGCCGGCGATGAACCCCAGAATGTGGGCTCATCCGGCGACCCGGCGCAACCGCGCGACGCTGGCCAAGGACGGCATCGCATTCATCGGCCCAGCCAAGGGCGAAATGGCCGAGAGCAACGAGGTGGGCGATGGCCGGATGGCCGAGCCGCTGGAGATCACGGCGGCAATCGAGGCACTGTTCGATACCAAGCCGAAGCCCCTTTCGGGCAGGAGGATCATCGTCACCTCGGGGCCGACACATGAGCCGATCGACCCGGTGCGCTACATCGCCAACCGTTCATCCGGCAAGCAGGGCCATGCCATCGCGGCGGCACTGGCAAGGCTTGGCGCCGATGTGCGCCTTGTCTCCGGCCCGGTCAATATTGCCGATCCGGCCGGTGTGACCACACTGCATGTCGAAACCGCGGCCGAGATGAAGGAGGCAGTCGAACGATTGCTGCCAGCGGATGCCGGGGTGTTCGTCGCGGCTGTCGCCGACTGGCGCACCGCCAATTCCGCCGGCGAGAAGATCAAGAAGGTGGCGGGCGAGGGGCCGCCGGCGCTGCAGATGGTCGAGAATCCCGACATTCTCGCCGGCGTCGGTCATCACAGGATGCGGCCCGGCCTGGTCGTCGGCTTCGCTGCCGAGACGCAGGACCTTGTCGGCAACGCCGAAGCCAAGCTCAGGAAGAAGGGCGCCGACTTCATCGTCGCCAACGATGTGTCGCATGACAGCGGCGTCGGGTCGTCGGGCGTGATGGGCGGCGACCGCAACCGGGTGCGGATCGTGTCGAAGACCGGCGTCGGGGAATGGCCGGAGATGAGCAAGGACGAGGTGGCGGCGCGCCTTGCCGCCTTGATCGCCGAGCGCCTCAAGACTGTGGTGGTCTGA
- a CDS encoding MFS transporter, producing the protein MTEISTNRVDWRALWASGDLARFCFISLGILLHATNETMVATVMPAMVGDLAGVQLVGWSLAIYELGAIVAGAAAGRLVSYVALRTNMVVAALLYATGALICATAPSMPLFLTGRLIEGFGGGALVSLAFVSVERLFPRAIWPQLFGVMSAIWGVAAFSGPLLGAIMTELLSWRWAFGIFTLGGTAMALASFIVLDTSEATRPQAIIGTAPLFPFAALGCLAVSVLLIATAGVDIALLRSSLLLTLGLIGLALFVYIDALKPRSRLFPSQLFSWRSPVGAGMTLVAALSVATCSFGVYGPLILTSLHDIPILTTGYIIAAEAIAWSTLSILVANAPPQRERLIIVGGAVMIATGIAGFAYTVPMGSIPLILLCALLQGGGFGIAWPFVTRAIVASARTGEQTIASAAVPTMQRIGYAVGAALTGIVANASGFSEGLNREAAANVATWLFLAFVPLALVGCLAALRISAPAARPQEATG; encoded by the coding sequence ATGACAGAGATCAGCACAAACAGGGTCGACTGGCGCGCATTGTGGGCGAGCGGCGACCTGGCGCGCTTCTGCTTCATCAGCCTCGGCATCCTGCTTCACGCCACCAACGAAACGATGGTGGCGACGGTCATGCCGGCCATGGTTGGCGACCTCGCCGGCGTGCAACTGGTCGGTTGGTCGCTGGCGATCTACGAGCTTGGCGCCATCGTCGCCGGCGCCGCGGCCGGTCGACTGGTGAGCTATGTCGCGCTGCGCACCAACATGGTCGTCGCAGCCCTGCTCTACGCGACCGGTGCGCTGATCTGCGCCACGGCACCATCCATGCCCCTGTTTCTCACCGGCCGCCTGATCGAAGGGTTCGGCGGCGGCGCGCTGGTGTCGTTGGCTTTCGTCTCGGTCGAGCGGCTGTTCCCTCGCGCCATCTGGCCACAGCTTTTCGGCGTCATGTCGGCGATCTGGGGTGTTGCCGCCTTCAGCGGACCGCTGCTCGGCGCGATCATGACCGAATTGCTGTCCTGGCGCTGGGCCTTCGGCATCTTCACGCTGGGCGGCACAGCCATGGCGCTGGCGAGCTTCATCGTGCTCGACACATCAGAGGCGACCAGGCCGCAGGCAATCATCGGCACTGCACCACTCTTCCCCTTTGCCGCGCTCGGCTGTCTCGCCGTCAGCGTGCTGCTGATCGCCACGGCGGGCGTCGACATTGCCTTGCTGCGCTCGTCCCTGCTGCTGACTCTCGGCCTGATCGGCCTTGCGCTGTTCGTCTACATCGACGCCCTGAAGCCGCGCTCGCGGCTGTTTCCGTCGCAGCTGTTCTCATGGCGCTCGCCGGTCGGTGCCGGCATGACCTTGGTTGCCGCCCTTTCAGTGGCGACCTGCTCCTTTGGAGTCTACGGACCGCTGATCCTGACCAGCCTGCACGACATTCCGATCCTGACCACCGGCTACATCATCGCCGCTGAAGCGATCGCCTGGTCGACCCTGTCCATTCTCGTCGCCAACGCACCGCCGCAGCGCGAGCGGCTGATCATTGTCGGTGGCGCGGTGATGATCGCGACTGGCATCGCCGGCTTTGCCTACACGGTGCCCATGGGTTCAATTCCGCTGATCCTGTTGTGCGCGCTGCTGCAGGGTGGCGGCTTCGGAATCGCCTGGCCCTTCGTCACGCGCGCCATCGTCGCATCGGCGAGGACCGGCGAGCAGACCATCGCGTCGGCTGCCGTGCCGACGATGCAGCGCATCGGCTATGCAGTGGGTGCAGCACTGACCGGCATCGTTGCCAATGCCAGCGGCTTTTCCGAAGGCCTGAATCGCGAGGCGGCGGCCAACGTCGCTACCTGGCTGTTCCTCGCCTTCGTGCCGCTCGCCCTTGTCGGGTGCCTCGCGGCCTTGAGGATATCAGCACCGGCTGCCCGGCCGCAGGAAGCGACAGGCTAG
- a CDS encoding DUF992 domain-containing protein, whose translation MHKTIIAAAMIATAFAGQAHAQDQGIELGTLDCAIGGGTGFIFGSSKDLSCTFTPADKSFAPEAYFGAVNKYGLDIGTTKQTVMQWLVLTPLKNIYAPGALAGDYVGASAEVTAAVGAGANLLVGGSSQAFTLQPLSLQTQTGVNIAIGVSQFQLRSSAN comes from the coding sequence TTGCATAAGACCATCATCGCCGCCGCCATGATCGCTACCGCCTTTGCGGGACAGGCTCACGCGCAGGATCAGGGCATCGAACTCGGTACGCTCGATTGCGCCATCGGCGGTGGCACCGGCTTCATCTTCGGATCAAGCAAGGATCTGAGCTGCACCTTCACCCCAGCCGACAAGAGCTTTGCGCCGGAAGCCTATTTCGGCGCCGTCAACAAATACGGCCTCGATATAGGCACGACCAAACAGACCGTCATGCAGTGGCTGGTGCTGACGCCGCTGAAAAACATCTATGCGCCGGGCGCGCTGGCCGGTGACTATGTCGGTGCCAGCGCCGAGGTGACGGCGGCGGTCGGCGCCGGCGCCAATCTGCTGGTCGGCGGCTCCTCGCAGGCCTTCACGCTGCAGCCGCTCAGCCTGCAGACGCAGACAGGCGTCAACATCGCCATCGGCGTCAGCCAGTTCCAGCTGCGCAGCTCGGCGAATTGA
- a CDS encoding DUF992 domain-containing protein, producing the protein MIKNLACAAALATTVLAAPASAGKLELGVLDCTIDGGTGYVVVSNKGVSCTFRPHHGGPSEAYTGMISKLGVDVGKTHQGELIWAVFAATRNHDAGDLAGSYYGVNAEATVVTGGGANLLVGGLDSAFSLQPLSVQAQTGVNLAVAVTSLELIHSFK; encoded by the coding sequence ATGATCAAGAACCTCGCCTGTGCCGCCGCCCTCGCCACCACGGTTCTCGCCGCCCCTGCCAGCGCCGGCAAGCTTGAACTCGGCGTGCTCGATTGCACCATCGATGGCGGCACCGGCTATGTCGTCGTTTCCAACAAGGGTGTCTCCTGCACCTTCCGTCCCCACCATGGCGGTCCGTCCGAAGCTTATACCGGGATGATTTCCAAGCTCGGCGTCGATGTCGGCAAGACCCACCAAGGCGAACTGATATGGGCTGTCTTCGCCGCAACCCGCAACCACGATGCCGGCGATCTTGCGGGCAGCTACTATGGCGTCAACGCCGAGGCCACCGTCGTGACCGGTGGCGGCGCCAACCTTCTGGTTGGCGGATTGGACAGCGCCTTCTCGCTGCAGCCCTTGAGCGTGCAGGCGCAGACCGGCGTCAACCTGGCAGTCGCCGTGACGTCGCTGGAGCTGATCCACTCGTTCAAATAA
- a CDS encoding tetratricopeptide repeat protein, which translates to MNVISVERKTALCGFALTAALLSGLALAGCQTAPTGEFNNIDKAQGSSENISSLSDVIQRNPQDPEGYNVRGSAYGRGGQYQAALKDFNTAIQLNPNFYQAYSNRALIQRFLGNQQAALADYNRSIQINSNYDAAYIGRGNLYRKAGRTQEAFNDFQKAIQLDTTDARAYHNRGLIYQSQGQHAFAIEDFSTAISLAPDAAEPYNGRGLSYLAMNDEDNAFADFNMAIKLDGKNAEAWSNQALIYERRGDKVKASKAYREAVHLDPTYQPAKDGLSRTSGSAS; encoded by the coding sequence ATGAACGTAATTTCCGTGGAGCGCAAAACCGCATTGTGTGGTTTCGCCCTGACGGCAGCCCTTCTTTCCGGGTTGGCGCTTGCCGGCTGCCAGACAGCCCCGACCGGCGAATTCAACAACATCGACAAGGCGCAAGGGTCGAGCGAGAACATCTCCTCGCTGTCGGACGTGATTCAGCGCAATCCGCAGGATCCGGAAGGCTACAATGTGCGCGGCTCTGCCTATGGTCGCGGCGGCCAGTATCAGGCGGCACTGAAGGACTTCAACACAGCCATCCAGCTCAATCCGAACTTCTATCAGGCCTATTCGAACCGTGCCCTCATCCAGCGCTTCCTCGGCAACCAGCAAGCCGCGCTTGCCGACTACAACCGCTCGATCCAGATCAATTCGAACTATGATGCCGCCTATATCGGCCGCGGCAATCTCTACCGCAAGGCCGGACGGACCCAGGAAGCCTTCAACGATTTCCAGAAGGCAATCCAACTCGACACGACCGATGCGCGCGCCTACCACAATCGCGGCCTGATCTATCAGAGCCAGGGCCAGCACGCCTTCGCCATCGAGGATTTCTCGACCGCCATCTCGCTGGCGCCGGACGCCGCCGAACCCTACAACGGCCGCGGCCTCTCCTATCTGGCGATGAACGACGAGGACAACGCCTTCGCCGACTTCAACATGGCCATCAAGCTCGACGGTAAGAACGCCGAGGCCTGGTCCAACCAGGCGTTGATCTACGAGCGGCGCGGCGACAAGGTCAAGGCGTCGAAGGCCTACCGCGAAGCGGTCCATCTCGACCCAACCTACCAGCCGGCTAAGGACGGCCTCTCACGCACCTCGGGCAGCGCCAGCTGA
- the rpsU gene encoding 30S ribosomal protein S21, whose product MQVLVRDNNVDQALRALKKKMQREGIFREMKMRGHYEKPSEKRAREKAEAVRRARKLARKRAQREGLLPMTPRPVAAGAAGGAGGAPRPPRF is encoded by the coding sequence GTGCAGGTACTCGTCCGCGACAACAATGTTGATCAGGCGCTTCGCGCGCTCAAGAAAAAGATGCAGCGCGAAGGCATTTTCCGCGAAATGAAGATGCGCGGACACTATGAGAAGCCCTCGGAGAAGCGCGCTCGTGAAAAGGCGGAAGCCGTGCGTCGCGCCCGCAAGCTGGCCCGCAAGCGCGCCCAGCGCGAAGGCCTGTTGCCGATGACACCGCGCCCGGTGGCGGCTGGTGCCGCCGGCGGCGCAGGTGGTGCTCCGCGCCCGCCGCGGTTCTAA
- a CDS encoding SET domain-containing protein: MMLIRTYIAASAIEGVGVFAAEPIGKGASIWRLDPDFDRLIPMEKYEAAHPHLKELLDRYAYPSPDRPGFMVYEVDNGRFMNHADRPNTDFSHYGGATATRDIAAGEEITCDYGEFFEGFEQLHLATA, encoded by the coding sequence ATGATGCTGATCAGAACCTATATCGCTGCGAGCGCAATCGAAGGTGTCGGCGTGTTCGCCGCCGAGCCGATCGGGAAAGGGGCGTCGATCTGGCGCCTCGACCCGGATTTCGACCGGCTGATCCCGATGGAAAAATATGAGGCAGCACACCCGCACCTCAAGGAATTGCTGGACAGATATGCCTATCCAAGCCCCGACCGGCCCGGTTTCATGGTCTATGAAGTCGACAATGGCCGCTTCATGAACCATGCCGACAGGCCGAACACGGATTTTTCGCACTATGGCGGGGCCACCGCGACCCGTGACATCGCGGCGGGCGAGGAAATCACCTGCGACTACGGCGAATTCTTCGAGGGTTTCGAGCAGCTTCACCTGGCCACGGCATAG
- a CDS encoding SDR family oxidoreductase → MFALANKVAIVTGASSGIGRATAKLFAEQGAKIIVAARRQAELDALVAEIEDADGTAIALAGDVTEEAYAKALVELAVGRFGGLDIAFNNVGAVGAMGPISELSLKGWRETLDTNLTSAFLGAKYQVPAMVDRGGGSLIFTSTFVGNTVGMPGMTSYAASKAGLIGLTQVLAAEYGPKGVRVNALMPGGTDTPASITNAPDAGPEVLAFVEGLHALKRIARPEEIARAALFLASDASSFTTGSALFADGGVSINRT, encoded by the coding sequence ATGTTCGCACTCGCCAACAAGGTCGCCATCGTCACCGGCGCTAGCTCCGGCATCGGCCGCGCCACCGCAAAGCTCTTTGCCGAACAGGGCGCCAAGATCATCGTCGCTGCCCGTCGCCAGGCCGAACTTGACGCCCTCGTCGCCGAAATCGAGGATGCCGACGGCACCGCCATCGCCCTTGCCGGCGACGTCACCGAAGAAGCCTATGCAAAGGCCCTCGTCGAGTTGGCGGTCGGCAGGTTCGGCGGGCTCGATATCGCCTTCAACAATGTCGGCGCTGTCGGCGCGATGGGGCCGATTTCGGAACTGTCGCTCAAGGGCTGGCGCGAGACGCTCGACACCAACCTGACCAGCGCCTTCCTTGGCGCAAAGTATCAGGTGCCGGCGATGGTCGATCGCGGTGGCGGATCGCTGATCTTCACCTCTACGTTTGTCGGCAACACGGTCGGCATGCCAGGCATGACCAGCTATGCCGCAAGCAAGGCCGGGCTGATCGGACTGACGCAGGTGCTTGCCGCCGAATATGGCCCGAAGGGCGTGCGGGTCAATGCGCTGATGCCGGGCGGCACGGACACGCCTGCAAGCATCACCAACGCGCCGGATGCCGGACCTGAAGTGCTGGCTTTCGTCGAAGGTCTGCATGCGCTGAAGCGCATTGCGCGGCCAGAGGAGATCGCCCGCGCGGCGCTCTTTCTGGCGTCGGATGCGTCCAGCTTCACCACCGGATCGGCGCTGTTTGCCGACGGCGGCGTCTCGATCAACCGGACGTGA
- a CDS encoding sarcosine oxidase subunit beta, whose protein sequence is MKKYSVFAIAREAMRGHKGWEEQWSSPEPKKEYDVIIVGAGGHGLATAYYLATVHGITNVAVLEKGWLGGGNTGRNTTIIRSNYLYDESAGIYDHALKLWDGLSQELNYNVMYSPRGVMMLAHNVHDIQVLKRHVHANRLNGIDNEWLTPEAAKEFCPPLNISREARYPVVGAALQRRGGTARHDAVAWGYARGASARGVHIIQNCEVTGVKRAPNGAVVGVDTTRGFIGAKKVGVVAAGHSSVIMNMAGVRMPLESYPLQALVSEPVKPVFPCVVMSNTVHAYISQSDKGELVIGAGTDQYVSYSQTGGLHILQHTLDAICEMFPMFTRMKMLRSWGGIVDVTPDRSPILAKTPVAGLYVNCGWGTGGFKATPGSGHVFAHTIANDNPHAINAPFTIERFRTGRLIDEAAAAAVAH, encoded by the coding sequence TTGAAAAAATATTCGGTATTCGCCATCGCCCGCGAGGCCATGCGCGGCCACAAGGGCTGGGAGGAACAGTGGTCCTCGCCAGAGCCGAAGAAGGAATACGACGTCATCATCGTCGGCGCCGGCGGCCATGGACTGGCGACTGCCTACTATCTCGCCACGGTGCACGGCATCACCAATGTCGCGGTCCTGGAAAAGGGCTGGCTCGGCGGCGGCAACACCGGCCGCAACACCACCATCATCCGCTCCAACTATCTCTATGACGAAAGCGCCGGCATTTACGACCACGCACTGAAGCTGTGGGACGGGCTGAGCCAGGAGCTCAACTACAACGTCATGTATTCGCCGCGCGGCGTCATGATGCTCGCCCACAATGTCCACGACATCCAGGTGCTGAAGCGCCACGTCCATGCCAACCGGCTGAACGGCATCGACAACGAATGGCTGACGCCGGAAGCGGCGAAGGAATTCTGCCCGCCGCTCAACATCTCCAGGGAGGCGCGCTATCCGGTGGTGGGTGCGGCCCTGCAGCGCCGCGGCGGCACCGCCCGTCACGATGCCGTTGCCTGGGGCTATGCGCGCGGCGCCTCGGCCCGCGGCGTCCACATCATCCAGAATTGCGAGGTCACCGGGGTCAAGCGGGCGCCGAATGGCGCGGTCGTGGGTGTCGACACGACGCGCGGCTTCATTGGCGCCAAGAAGGTCGGTGTCGTTGCCGCCGGCCATTCGTCGGTGATCATGAACATGGCCGGCGTGCGCATGCCGCTGGAAAGCTATCCGCTGCAGGCGCTGGTGTCGGAGCCGGTCAAGCCGGTATTCCCCTGCGTGGTGATGTCGAACACGGTGCACGCCTATATCTCGCAGTCCGACAAGGGCGAACTGGTCATCGGCGCCGGCACCGACCAGTACGTCTCCTATTCTCAGACCGGCGGCCTGCACATCCTCCAGCACACGCTCGACGCCATCTGCGAGATGTTCCCGATGTTCACGCGCATGAAGATGCTGCGTTCATGGGGCGGCATTGTCGACGTGACGCCTGATCGCTCGCCGATCCTGGCCAAGACGCCGGTGGCCGGCCTGTACGTCAATTGCGGCTGGGGCACAGGCGGCTTCAAGGCGACGCCGGGCTCGGGCCATGTCTTTGCCCACACCATCGCCAACGACAATCCGCACGCCATCAACGCGCCCTTCACCATCGAGCGCTTCCGCACCGGCCGCCTGATCGACGAGGCAGCGGCGGCGGCGGTGGCGCACTGA
- a CDS encoding sarcosine oxidase subunit delta: MLLIRCPYCEEERPELEFRNAGEAHIARSANMAGESDDDFEKFFFIRSNPKGIIYERWRHMHGCARFFNAVRDTITDKFIMTYKAGEPKPAKLPGVAK; encoded by the coding sequence ATGCTTCTCATCCGCTGCCCCTATTGCGAGGAAGAGCGCCCGGAACTCGAGTTCCGCAACGCCGGCGAGGCGCATATTGCGCGTTCGGCCAACATGGCCGGCGAGAGCGACGACGACTTCGAAAAGTTCTTCTTCATTCGCTCCAACCCCAAAGGCATCATCTATGAGCGCTGGCGGCACATGCATGGCTGCGCGCGTTTCTTCAACGCCGTGCGCGACACCATCACCGACAAGTTCATCATGACCTACAAGGCCGGCGAGCCGAAGCCTGCGAAGCTGCCGGGAGTTGCCAAATGA